The Acidobacteriota bacterium genome includes a window with the following:
- a CDS encoding lipid-binding SYLF domain-containing protein — translation MMAADDSAIPDAILERAEGIAVFPGTTRAGFGFGGMRGRGILSARSGDSWSAPAFLTLTGGSFGLQIGVQRSDIILVIMVPEGLDNLVSNQFSIGVDAGLAAGPVGRNAAASTDLQLSAQILSYSRARGVFAGITINGSTIRQDVDANERFYGSRLETRPIVFEGGGGDREPVGLWRQTLARHAN, via the coding sequence ATCCTGGAGCGTGCCGAAGGCATCGCGGTGTTTCCCGGAACGACGCGCGCCGGTTTCGGCTTCGGCGGCATGCGCGGCAGGGGCATCCTGAGCGCCCGCAGTGGCGACAGTTGGTCGGCCCCGGCCTTCCTCACCCTCACGGGTGGAAGCTTCGGGTTACAGATCGGCGTCCAACGCAGCGACATCATCCTGGTCATCATGGTTCCCGAGGGGCTCGACAACCTCGTCAGCAACCAGTTCTCCATCGGCGTCGACGCCGGCTTGGCCGCCGGCCCGGTGGGCCGCAACGCCGCGGCGTCGACCGACCTGCAGTTGAGCGCCCAGATCCTCAGCTACTCGCGCGCGCGGGGCGTGTTCGCCGGTATCACGATCAACGGCAGCACCATCCGCCAGGACGTGGACGCGAACGAGCGTTTCTACGGCTCGCGCCTCGAGACACGTCCGATCGTCTTCGAGGGCGGCGGCGGCGACCGCGAGCCCGTGGGGCTCTGGCGTCAGACACTGGCCCGCCACGCCAACTAG